A region of the Arachis hypogaea cultivar Tifrunner chromosome 15, arahy.Tifrunner.gnm2.J5K5, whole genome shotgun sequence genome:
GATAACTCCTTCGGCTAGTCATGGCCAAGGGAAAGTCGGGGAAAGTAGTGGTCGGGTCGAATGGGTTGACCAAGGGCAGGCGGAGATAGTTGAGGTCCCCATTGAGAATGCCCAGGGGAACCCAAGTATGGAGGAGGAGGTTCCTTTTGGGGAAGAGGATTTGGGGCCTGGGGGTAACGACCTCCAGGTCGTTGGCAACCCGAAGAAGAGGAAGCGGGACTCGGGAAAGGCCCTTTTCGTTATGGAAAAGAACTTTAATACTGGAGGTTTCATCGAGTCTCAATTGCTTCCTGGTATTGAAGAGTTCTTCCGGGATGCCGATCTTGCAGGTCAGGCAAGGTGGATCTATTGCAGTCTCCTCCGAGCTGCCGTTATCGCCAAGAAAGTGGAACCTGTCTTGCAAAACATCCATGTCATGGAAGGGAAGCTTCGAAACTCCCAAAAAGATTTGACGGGTTCAAGATCTCGGGAGGAGTCTCTGAAGACAAAGTTGGCTGAGCAGGAAGAGAAGGCTAAGGGGGATGCCAAAGAGATCAACAGGCTGCTGGAGCGGGACCTCTCCCTGATGAAGGATTAAATGCTTCCCGTGCTGAAACCGCTGCTGCCGAGAAGAAGGTCAAGGAATTGGAGGAAAAGCTGAAGTTGGCTGAGAGCTCGGCTGCAACTGTTCGTCAAGAGGTGGCCTCCTTGAAGAAGAGGAATAAGGAAATTGCAAAGGGGGCCCGGGAGGCCGTGAAGCTAACCGAGGATGGGATAAAGCTCCAGGTGGCTGTGCTGGCTCCCGACCTCGATCTTTCCCAGGTTGGTGCTCTCAAGACGGTCGAGAATGGGAAGATTGTTGATATCCTAAAGTCTTAAGATGGACACCTCTTCTTCAGCTTTTTGTATTCCTTGCCTTGCCTTctgtaattttttgtttttacttttggGCCTGTTTAAGGCGCCTTTTGATTGTAATGAATACTCTTGGTACTTTATTTTGATTAAGCTTTTTATGGTTGTCATTGTTTACTTCCTCGGGCCATCATGGCTTTTGTTTACTTTATCGTTTCCCTTATCTGGGCCGTCGCGGCCTTTATTTTTACGTTTGCTTTACTGTTTTTATGGTATCTACTATTTTGTCGCTTGTTGCTGAGTTGTGCGTTTTACTTTGGGTCCCTTtggttcccggggtgatcagtcccgggtctCCGTTAGGTCGACTGCTTGTCATTTTGGTCGCTTTGTCGTATTTGACGTATATCTTGCAAAAGACAAAATTATTTTGCGTGTATATGTAGAACTTAAGACAAATGAGTGAtgtaatacataattaaaggaaatagaaatgaggggaaataaaaagaaaattaaggcgGAGGTGGCGGGGTCGTCAGGCCATCAGGTCGTTTTCTCTTATGAGTAAAATCTTTTCAGATTTGTCATATTCCATGTCCTCAGCACCTCGTTTCAATCCAACTTTTCCAGCTTGTACGCACCCTTGCCGAGGACTTCTCTTACCCTGTAAGGTCCTTCCCAGTTTGTGGCCAACTTGCCTTCTCCCGGAGTTGGTGGTCCTATGTCGTTGCGTCGTAAGACCAGGTCGCCTTCCCCGAGGCTTCTTTTTAGAACTTTACCGTTGTATCTTAGGGCTATCCTTTGTTTGATTGTTGTCTCTGTCAAGTGTGCCATCTGTTTTGTTTCGTCAACTAGGTCTTTCTCGATTGCCTCGTTTCCTCCTCCAAGAAGTAATATTGGACTCGGCTCCCCTATCTCGACTGGGATGACTGCATCGACCCCGTATGTGAGTCGGAAGGGGGGTTTTGCCGGTAGATGATTGGGGAGAGGTTCTGTAAGACCATAAGACTGAGGCTAGCTCGTCTGCCCATGAACCCTTCTTCCCTTCAAGTCATTTCTTTAGCCCTTTTaagatgactttgttggctgcttctacCTATCCGTTGCTTTGGGAGTGCTCGAATGACGAGAACTTTTGCTTAATTCCTAGTCCTGagaggaattctttgaacttcttgtcagtgaaTTATGTCCCATTATCTGATATGACGGATTCCGGGATTCCAAATCTGGTGACTACTTGCCTCCACATGAATTTTTGGCAGTTTGCTGAAGATATGCTGGCCAGTAGTCTATGGCTACTATCAAGTATTTTACTTGTCCCGGCCCGGGTGAGAATGGccctaagaggtcgactccccactgGGCGAAGGGTCGGGGTGCCATTATCAAGCTAAGTTCTTCAGGTGGGGCTTTATGGAAGTTGGCATTTTCTTgacattttttgcattttttgacGAACTCCTGAGCGTCTGACATCATTGTGGGCCAGTAATATCCTATTCGGATGATCTTCCTTGCCAACGACCTTCCTCCAATATGGTGACCAcaacacccctcatggacttTGCTTAGGacatagtccgtctggtcggggcgTAGGCAAAATTTGAGCAGGGGTTGGTAGAGCCATCGTTTGTATAACTGCCCCGGTATGATCACATATTTGGGGGCTTCCCTcctggtggcttatgcttccttCTCGTCTTGGGGTGTTTCGCCAT
Encoded here:
- the LOC140179306 gene encoding uncharacterized protein; the encoded protein is MALPTPAQILPTPRPDGLCPKQKPLPNHLPAKPPFRLTYGVDAVIPVEIGEPSPILLLGGGNEAIEKDLVDETKQMAHLTETTIKQRIALRYNGKVLKRSLGEGDLVLRRNDIGPPTPGEGKLATNWEGPYRVREVLGKGAYKLEKLD